In the Gemmatimonadota bacterium genome, GGCCCCCGTGCCCCCGTATAGAGTCACTACGGGGCAGGCTCTCGTGTTGTCATCGCGGCAAGGTGTTGAGCCGCGATCCAGAAAGTTTTGGTTGTTAGTCGGAGATCTTTAAGAGCCTGCCAGCACCCTTTCCTGGATAGGTTCTCGAGTTTGCGCCCGGGTAAGCATAGCCGTTTATGAAAACGCGCCGCGGTTTCTGCGAACGGTTCGGTTCGCTGCCGTGGATGACGTATGGGTTGAATAGGGCTACGCTGCCAGCTTTCATGATTCCCGTAATGGCGTCGTCGGGGTTGAATAGCGCCGGGTATTCTTCTTCGCTTCGACTCAGCAGGCCCAGATGTCCCAATTTGCAACTCCCGGGAATGAATTTCAGAGGTCCACTTTCTTCGGTTACATCGTCAATGGCGATGGCTTGTTGGACAAAGCTGCCGCGTCCGTTGACGTCCTTCCACCAGGGTTTTCCATATCCGCGATGTTCGCTGTCCTGATGCCACGGAAATGCCACGTTGTCGCCGGGTATTTTGAAGTGGGCCTGGTTGATTAACTGGTTCATTTCGTTGCTGTCCAGCAACTGGCTCGCCATTCCGAGCAGGCGAGGGTCTTTGCCGTATGCGAGGAGCAGGGGTTCGGCCGCCCCGCACCAGGAAATGCGGTGAATGATGACCCGCCCCGATTCCTTTCTTTCTATGGCAAAATCAGAGCCGTTGTGGATCCCGGGTTCCGATAGCGCGTAGGCCATTTTTTGCAAGCGGTCAAATCCGGCTCGCATTTCTTCGATTTCGGTTGGCGTAAAGACGTCCGGTACGATGACGAATCCAATTTCGAAGAATGCTTCGATCTGTTCTTCGCTGAGCATTGGGTGAGGCGTCAGATTTCCCATAATACACCTTCCAGAAAAAGCGAAAGGTCCCGAGAGATCCCAGGACCTGCTGCCGACTGGGACCACCCCCAGTCCAGTACGCGAAAATATAGTCCCTAAAAGCCTATTATGTCAAGAATGCGTTTTTGAAGTGGTGCGATAATTGAAATGCTTTTGTATATTAAAAAAAATGAACTGCCGATCCTCTGTACACCCGAAGAATTACTTGGAGAATAATCGCGATGAAAGAACTAAACGATAAAGAGACCACGGATGAGGTTATTCAGGAGACAAGAAGGGTCAAAGAAGCTCTGGTAAAGTCTATGGATTTTGACATTGATCGCATTCTGAAAGATGCAAGGCTGAAACAGGGAAAGAGCGGTAGGAAGATTCTTTCTCCTCCAGTCCAGCAACTGGTTGATTAAGGTGCTTATGAATGGAATAGAAAGGCTCAAAGCCTTCGAATCCGTAAACGACCTGAACGATACACGACTATCATGGGAGGCGTCCAATCAACTGAGGCTGTCAGGAGATCGCCCAAGTCCGCAATCACTTCAGAGGGAAGACGCCCACCTGGCCTCAAATAAATAATGCCTGTTAGGGGATAACCACGAAAAACGGCTAATGTTCCAAAATCGGAATCGTGCGTCAGGACAAATCGGTCCATTGCGTATGCCCGAGCCAATATTTGTTCGTCGCTTAAATGTCCCCATTGCTGTTCCATAGAGGACACAATATCAATTCCGCTTTCACGCAGAAACTGAATAACAGGAATCCCGATATTCATATCCGCCACAAGAGGTGGCAACATACTTAGACTCCTGAAGCCATTTTGACATCAATCACAATATCGTTTTGCAATGCCTTTGCAGCGTATTTCAAAACACCATTTATGTCTTCAACTGTGAGTATCGGATACGCCTCCACGATTTCTCGATGTGACATATTGCGCGCAAGTAAGCCTAAAATATGCTCAACACTCAATCGCGTTCCTTCAATAACTGGTTTACCACCAAGAATCCCTGGATCTGAAATAATGTGTTTCATGTTTTAGCTCCTACCGGATTTAATGAGGTATATTGAAAAAAAGAGCATATCCTTTAATATAATAACTCAGGTGCAGGAGGATGGATACGCTACCTGTCAAAGAATATACCCCCTTGTGAAGCCGAAAGCATCGTACAAGATACGCTGACCGAAAGCCTTGATGATGTCTTTGTGCCTCCATAGAAGAAGTATTGGAACGAAAAAATATAGCTATTAAAAACCTACAATGTCAATCATGTTGTGGGAAATCACAATGGAAATTTACGAACTCGTCCTTGAAATGAAGCAACTTGAACGGCGGCTCACGCTCTACGAGGAAAAATACGGGATTCTCAGCCAGGATTTTTACGATAGTTTAATAGCGGGAAAATTATCGTGCTACGACGATTTTGACAAAACCCGAACAGATTTTAGTCGGTGGAAAGGTATTTACGAAACTTGGCATCGTCGCAAGACAGCCTACAGCGAACAAATCCGACAAAGCGACCCAGCAGACGTATTGCGTGTACAACCCGTTTATTGATTAAGCTTGCAAATTCTCCGAATATATAGACATTCGACACTCTGCGACTATTACTTAAAATTTTATATCGAACTAACTGCAAGAAGACGTGTATGAAATGATGGCGATACCAGACCGGTATCGTGTCTATCTTACGGCGTTTAGAAGGGATGGCAATATGGCGAGTACAATTCAACTGGCTTCCGAAGCTGAGAAACGAATTGATTCCCTCGTGGCGCGAACAGGGCGCAGCAAGGATTTTTTTCTCAAGGAGATTATCAAACGCGGTCTTGAGGATGTGGAGGATTACTATCTTGCCGCAGAAG is a window encoding:
- a CDS encoding phytanoyl-CoA dioxygenase family protein; this translates as MGNLTPHPMLSEEQIEAFFEIGFVIVPDVFTPTEIEEMRAGFDRLQKMAYALSEPGIHNGSDFAIERKESGRVIIHRISWCGAAEPLLLAYGKDPRLLGMASQLLDSNEMNQLINQAHFKIPGDNVAFPWHQDSEHRGYGKPWWKDVNGRGSFVQQAIAIDDVTEESGPLKFIPGSCKLGHLGLLSRSEEEYPALFNPDDAITGIMKAGSVALFNPYVIHGSEPNRSQKPRRVFINGYAYPGANSRTYPGKGAGRLLKISD
- a CDS encoding DUF433 domain-containing protein, whose amino-acid sequence is MKHIISDPGILGGKPVIEGTRLSVEHILGLLARNMSHREIVEAYPILTVEDINGVLKYAAKALQNDIVIDVKMASGV
- a CDS encoding CopG family transcriptional regulator, whose translation is MASTIQLASEAEKRIDSLVARTGRSKDFFLKEIIKRGLEDVEDYYLAAEVLERVREGTEAVYSDAEVRRELDLP